The sequence below is a genomic window from Phaenicophaeus curvirostris isolate KB17595 chromosome 16, BPBGC_Pcur_1.0, whole genome shotgun sequence.
ACAATCCCATTTCAAATTACAAAATTTGTTTTATACAGGCAAAGAACCAGGATAATATTGTCATGAACACCAAGTTCAAGTTCCCACACAGTTCTTGAATGAAAATGGCCATCCCACTTTTCTCACATTAATGGACTTCTCTGTTGCTGAAGTAACAGGCTAAGACAATACGTGCATTTATGAATAATTCAGAAACGTATgtaaaaaacccataaaaacaGAAGAGTAATTTTGGTACAATTAAATGCAAAAGCTGATAGAGAAATTTCTGTTCTTGCTTCTGCTGATATAAAGCAAGATCAAGGGAGATTTCTACCCACACAAACAAATCCTTTGGATCTATTCACTTACTGGTCTGATACCCCTCCATGCTAAAACTCCAGTTTACAAACTCTGCCACTTACTACATTTCCCAACTAGCTTACACCAGCCTTATAACTTGGAGTATTATGTCAGACATGCACTGCACTCACTGACTTTTTCTATACTTACTTATGCACCATCAAGGGCTTTAGCACTAACTGCTTCTGAAGCTCCTTCCTGTCGCTCCACTGTGTTCTGCTGGCATCATCATAAAATGACCACATCATCTAATCCTTCCACAGGATGAAGAAACACCTAACACCCTGCATGAAATAAGtaagtagaaataaaatttcacaaGGCACAATTCTGCCCTGAGACAGGAATTTGTTTCCAAGGCAATAGCTATTTTTCAGCAGATAGTCAATCTTTTGTGAGGCAATACACATAACACAACCCAGGAACTTTTCCTTATGTAGAACATCACTGGGTTCCTCCATCAAAAAAGGATAATGGAAACTCCTGCCCCAGCAAATACCCACTGGGACAGAAGAACAATTAGCAATTAATGCACACTACAGccaagctgaaaatatttgcctGCATACTTGAAGTTTACCCTATTGAAATCGGTTTGCATGATTCCAACCTCAAGTTACTTAGAAAGAGCttacagacatcacagatgaaTAACAAAATCTCCCCACAGAATATAGGTAAGTTAGatcaaaacacattttagtGCTCACATTTTGGGTGACTCCTGGGAATACAAAAATGACAACATCCTACCCAGGAATGTACTAAGGGAGGCATTGAGTTCAGTTCCCTCCCAGTTAAGACATATAATATTAGCTCAAGTTTTTTGCATTCTAAGTCTTCCTAAGGCAGCtcttccaggaaaacagaagaatttaaCTGTATGGAGGCATCTATGAATTCCCACTCAGGCATGGGctcttaaatgaaaaagatcGGGTTTGAGGACAGGGAAGGGAGATAGTGGGCAGTGAAAGTAAGGATACAACTACCTCTCTGAAATTCATGAAATCTACCCACAGATTTCTGCCACATAAATAATCAGGGAGGAAAGGCATCAATTGCAGAATTATACCAAAGTACGTAAAATACTCTTGGTTAGTATCACTGCAAACATCTAATACTTGCTGTTACATGAGATACCTGCAGTATTACTGCTAAATGTATCTAACACTTGCCAttagaaaactgcagaaattaaTCTAGTGccaaaattttacttttcattcttgAAAGTCCACATGCAGACAGGACTGGTGCCTTTCTTGTTAAGATCCAAGGAAATTAAGTTTAAACAATTTTCTTGGCCTTGTTGGCATTGCAGACTTCTCTTTAGTTGCTAGCTGACCACGAGTCATAAACAAATTTTGCTGCCACTGTATCTTCAACTGCCATCcctgaaaaataattgaagttACCTTCAAGCAGTACTTCATGTGTACAAAATTTAGCTTCAGAAAGGAACAGAAGGACTCGAGAAATCATCTAACTGGACAGGAATAAGAATTATTCCCCATTCCAAACGCCAAAGATTATAGCCACCATGTAACTGTGAGGTGTGCTATATGCAGTTAAAGTAATAGCATGAAACTCATTTTCAGTGTTCATATCACAACTTGGTCCTTCCAGacctccttcccccagccaTCAACTCCAACCCTACAGCACTGTCACATTGTCTGTAGGCCAGAGAGACTCCAGGGGCATAACAGCACAGCATTTGGATTGGAGCTGCATTAAACAACACTGCAGTCATGCGTGGAACAACTGCGAAATGGAAAACATACTTCTTTCTATTGTTTGCCTTCCTATCACTTTTCATTACATCAGTTCTGTTAGATtaataaaaagggaaataaaaaacgGAAAATGCAAATCACATCCTAGTTTCTCCAGACAGTGCACTGCCACAGAAGCTTTGAAGATGATCAGCAGCTTTCTCATGCATGGCTGAACTAATAAATTGCAAAGACACAGTTTTCTGTCAGGCCTGTACACAGGAGGGGTTGTTCTTACCCAGTGATTTAAATACTGTTGTTTTCTCAGGCAGGGCTGGTTTTGTACCCTGCAGTACCTCTCCCAGCTCAGCAAAAATCTCTGCCTGtaaaacaaatacatatttatacaaAAACATAACATCCATATGCATAttaagaaataaagcttttctgagttacttcaaaagaaagaaCTCCTCCAGTTATGCTCTCCTAGAATCAATTCCTTTCCACATTGAAGCAGATCGGTATTCAGACAAATACAGAAACTGGACAGAAACCAGAAGAACGGAatgcttttcagagaaaagcagcTGTCAGACTTTCCTCTTTAATTGAGTTAGTGGATAGCTTATTACTTAAACAAAATACATGAGGTTCCACACATCTTACAGTATCTAGACATCTCCTATACTAAGCCTTGAAAGTGGAAACCATATTTGGTCagcaaaaacattaaaagaaaaaatccactCTATGAAAGCTAAAAGAATCCTGCCATCAAATTTCTGCAGGTCATTAACTGTCTGTTTGGCTTCTGTTGTCTATTCTCTAGAGGTCTGACGTATCACACTGAAATAATATGAGAAGAAAGCTTCAGGTTTTAACAAATAGATTTGAAAAATACTTAACGTAACTACCAACCAGTGCAGGAAATAAAGCTTTTTCAAAACCAACACTTTGTTATTGTAcacaaaggccaatgcttaaaACATGATACTGTAATAGTTGATACAGAGTTTACATGGTTGTGGCATTGATATAGAGAAGTCTCAGTAtgaaaatggtttatttttcagcctGGGCCTGGAAAGTGTTAACAACTACACTTGATGCTCTATAAAGTTTCTATGCAGCACATCATCAGTACCAACTTGTTTCAAACACAAGCCAACTGCCACAAAAATGAAGTTCATAACTTTAAGTCTTACCCCTGATAATATAACATCTCCTGATTCTGTAAGAGCAGCCTCTCTAGAATCcacaaacagaacagaattCTTCATCAGTTCATCATCCAGTTCTCTCCAGTCTGGTCTGCTTGCTCCAACAGCTAGGACAACAAAACCAATGAACTTGGGAAGAAtgtttaaaacacatttaaacCACAATTTGTTCAAAAGACACGTGAAGTCACAATGGACGTTATTTCAGATAAGTAAGATACAATCTGATGTTAGTACTGGAGATACTATCAACTTGCTATGAACTAAAACAGTTACACTGTAgtcaaatgtttttaaaagcgCCCAATTCTTACGGAACAATAAATTCCATGTTGCTCGGCTGCCTCTTCAAACAGCATGAATGCCTTtatggaaaggggaaaaaaagcaaagaaaggagagagggttTTGTGTATGTGTCGCCTCAGTGACCACAGATCTTAATTGATTTTGGTTCTACTTCTGGCTTCCATGCAGTCACACAACACAGGCAACAACATTCAATCACAAAGGACTAAATTGAGTTTGAAAATTTGGTAGGATGCTGCTGGAACATGGGACCTTTTGTTAAATGGTTCCCTTTGACAAGTCGCTGTTTGGAAAGTGCACAAGGTCATCTGAACCAGGCCcacaaatgacaaaataaacaaaagtggGCATGTCCAGAGACCCCAAACAATAGCCTGGCAACATCATTACAAGgcagacaaaaaggaaaaagccccTCAAACATCACCATTATTGGAGGTCAAATTGTGAAGTTCTTAACATAGTTATTGCTTCTTTCTAACTCTAgtagtaacaaaaaaaatgaaagcgaTCAGCCGAAAAAGGAACATATAGAACTCACAAAACAGGGTGAAGACTGCTACCAGGGAAAACAGTAGAATGAGCAGGAATCACTTGGAAAATAACATGCTTGTATGGGTTATTTAAATGGACAGTAAGATGAGCATCAAGTGAAAATATCTTGGCAAAGATGATGTACCCCTAGGGGAAAAGACATCTCGTCCTCTAGCAAACATCCAGTGCTGGAATATGCAGGAGTTCTGGCTCTAGACAGCCAGGAAGACAGAGCTGGAAAAGTGGTCATCACTAAAGGGGAAAAgttgaaacagaaagaacattCTTTCCGAGAAGCACAGAGTATTGCTTTTCAACATTTTGATGCTAAACAATGTGACAATAAATATATCCTATAAACAAAGGGAACAGAGCATACCGTTGATATGAGCACCTGGTTTTACCCAGTCTCCAAATAAAATGGGTGTTGTTGCCATAGTAACTGTTATAATCACATCGGCCCCACTCACTGCCTCCTGAGCGGAGGAGCAGACCCGCACCGGACCATCAACTGAATTAGCAAACTTCTCCGCATTCTCCTTGGTGCGATTCCATATCCTCaccttcaaggaaaaaaaacccaaacagattAGCTAAGAGAATTGCTCCTTTCTGAAACATAACACTTACAGTTTTCAGCAGTAAGTGTATCCTaaacatgggtttttttcccctgctttaaTGTTCTTGCCATACAAGTGACAATTTCACATGTGTGCAGCTACACTACAATGACTGCTTTGCAATGCGAGAAATAAGCTCCTTGTAGGGCTGTAtttataaaacacaaatatttccaaTAAATATATTCAAGGGAAAACACAAAACTCTTCCACGTATAGCATACAGGGTAGGATGTTCtcctacagagaaaaaaagccatcCAAAACTTGACTTTGTTaacttttttaagaaaagatcaACATCTGAGCAAAAAATTCTACAGCTGCTCAGATTACTCTTGGGTTCTGTAAATGCATGATATATCCCTTAACTTTACTGGCCATAGTGCAGTTTATTTCTATTAAGTGCTCCTGAAACAGGGAAAAATAGATGTCCATTACCTCTTTAAAAGAGAACAGCTCCATGAAGATATCGTAATGGCTGTAAGCTTGAACACCAGCTCCCAAGATGCACAGCACTTCTGCAGAAGGTGGCATTAGCAACTAAACAGtatcaaatacaaaaaaatatttaagggcAATATATTAACAGAAACaacaaatatatattaaaatactacaaaagaaagcattatCCTTGGAAAACAGAAGATGTTTTTACGTAAAAGCTAATATTGATTCATACTACTGTAAAGCAGTAATCCATTACCACTATataatcttttctttaaatgcaaaagCTAGCATCGATAGCATCAATTCGCATCACACCTTACACCTAGGTGACTAACTGTAAAATCTTAGTGTTTGTGTTCAGCACTGGCTGAAAACAGGGCTCAACACCAAACCCAATGTCCTAAAAGCAATAGCTGCATGGGTAAACTGGTCCTGGTAGCCCCAGTCTAAACTTTTTTCAGTTCACTGAAACTATAAATCAGCCCACAAACTTATCTTGGCATTGTAACAGTCAGGATATGTGTGCATCAGACGTAGCAAAAATAGGGAGGGTTCTGAGGAACAAATATTCAGTTCTGTGAtcacttttgttttcctggttcAGCTCTTGCCTGTGATTGACCAGCACTTGGCAAAGGGGAATGCTGCTGGAGTCCAGCCCTAAGCTACCCTCATGTTTTGTTTACGCATTTGCTGTGGCTGCTCGCTTCTGTATAAAAAGCTTTAGAATTGTTTAGGCTCTCAATACTTATTCTGCtgcaaataattgaaaaaaacctAATTTATCCCGTTTTTCAGCAGCAAAGATTCATTTTAATGCTCCTTTCAAAGACTCTAAAGCACTGATTTCAAAGGTTCCTTGCATAAAGCACAggtctttgaaaagcaaatgcCATTAAGAGAACAAGATGACAACTATGACGTAAACTCAAACAGTCTTGAAAATGTCCCAAAACAGCAGATGACAATGAAAGATCTGATCTTGAAGTCCCTTAAGCAGCCAAGCCCCTTTGAGACCAGCAGAGCCTTGGCTGTGTAAAAACTGTCAGAACTCCACAAGTATAGAACAACTGAGATGAATGAGGTCCTATAAGCTCATATCCGAGGAATCCATTGTGAATTGTTTTGCCCCTTGGACCAGAGAAGCTCTTGGGGACAGGTTCTTCACTCCAGTTTTATGCTGGTTTAGCTCTATTGCCATGGGTAGAGTCACGCTGGCATGAAAACTGCTGCTAATGAAGCAGTGAGATCAGCCTTCAGTCTGACACAAAGCTGATGGGTGAAAAACATCTATTTCAACTCTGGCCCTTATTGCCTCATTCTTTGATGCGGAGGCTAAAACCCTAGTGTACAATGGACATGAACTTGCTCTCTTCCCACTAATAGCAGCCCAGCCAAATATAGTTTTAAACAACATTTAAACCCCTCAATTTCCAGCTAAAATTGAAGTGATGTCAAGCAACATACAGCAAGGCACATC
It includes:
- the CRYM gene encoding ketimine reductase mu-crystallin, which gives rise to MGSAAPLFIPAEEVERHLHRASLLLPGLEAALADFSAGAAGGVVQPVRTVVPVRRHGGFLGVMPAYSAAEDALTTKLVTFYEHKQGSAVPSHQAAVLLFDPRNGTLKALLDGSVITAKRTAAVSAIATKLLMPPSAEVLCILGAGVQAYSHYDIFMELFSFKEVRIWNRTKENAEKFANSVDGPVRVCSSAQEAVSGADVIITVTMATTPILFGDWVKPGAHINAVGASRPDWRELDDELMKNSVLFVDSREAALTESGDVILSGAEIFAELGEVLQGTKPALPEKTTVFKSLGMAVEDTVAAKFVYDSWSASN